The Pagrus major chromosome 10, Pma_NU_1.0 genome contains a region encoding:
- the LOC141003136 gene encoding amino acid transporter heavy chain SLC3A2-like → MNKDMEIDMKEVELNEVDLEKQPMTDDGLAAGGEKNGNANLIVPEDEVMFTGLSKEELMKVAGTPGWVRTRCVLLVLFWLVWVGMLAGAIVIIVQAPRCKAIPEMNWWNEGPLYQISDLEAFSDGLKGVEAKLDEINKLKVKGLVLGPLHNVQTDNPSALFLEEINPTQGKKEDLAAVLEKAHKKGISVVLDLTPNYQGNALWFSSDVGVVVEKVTAAAEHWLALGVDGVKISALTDCWSKLQAAVQGNRTEDSKKRLLMGAVENISAAELSQLVNTSGVDLVLSDLLSSKNGGVERIKDMDTLNSQQRSLGWGLGATQQDQLSKQATTLDLIRLYQLLLFTMPGTPVFTYGDEIGLQAGLGSESPKMVWDIQKKPAERTPVNETAEAERKQRVDIRKWFISLSDLRGKERSLLHGDYYPLYSSASSLSFLRVWDQTNRYITAVNWGGAEETLKITLAPTEGVELPETAKVELSTDDNLKAEDFVSLDKITLRPGGAVLLQFPYKA, encoded by the exons ATGAATAAGGACATGGAGATCGACATGAAGGAAGTGGAGCTCAATGAGGTGGACCTTGAGAAACAGCCGATGACAGACGATGGCCTGGCtgcaggtggagagaaaaatggCAATGCCAACCTGATAGTCCCTGAGGACGAGGTTATGTTCACCGGGCTGTCCAAAGAGGAGCTGATGAAGGTTGCTGGCACTCCGGG ATGGGTGCGAACCCGTTGCGTGCTTCTCGTCCTGTTTTGGCTGGTCTGGGTAGGCATGCTGGCCGGGGCCATAGTGATCATAGTCCAGGCTCCTCGCTGCAAAGCAATCCCTGAGATGAACTGGTGGAACGAAGGACCTCTGTACCAGATCTCTGACCTTGAAGCTTTCTCTGATGGACTGAAAG GTGTTGAAGCGAAGTTGGatgaaataaacaagctgaaggTGAAAGGCCTGGTTCTCGGCCCACTTCACAACGTCCAGACCGACAACCCAAGCGCCCTGTTTCTTGAGGAGATCAACCCGACACAGGGAAAGAAGGAGGACCTGGCTGCTGTGCTGGAGAAGGCCCACAAGAAGG GCATTTCTGTGGTGCTTGACCTGACTCCAAACTACCAAGGAAATGCTCTTTGGTTCAGCAGTGACGTTGGTGTTGTGGTGGAGAAAGTCACG GCTGCAGCGGAGCACTGGCTGGCTTTGGGTGTGGATGGCGTCAAGATATCTGCCCTCACTGACTGTTGGTCTAAGCTGCAGGCTGCCGTCCAGGGCAACCGTACAGAGGACTCCAAGAAGAG gttgcTGATGGGTGCGGTTGAAAATATTTCGGCTGCTGAGTTGTCCCAGCTCGTCAACACCTCTGGTGTAGATCTTGTCCTGTCTGACCTGCTGAGCAGCAAAAATGGAG GTGTGGAGCGCATCAAGGATATGGACACCCTAAACTCTCAGCAGAGAAGTCTGGGCTGGGGTCTCGGTGCCACCCAACAGGACCAGCTGTCTAAACAGGCGACGACTCTGGACCTGATCCGTCTCTACCAGCTCCTGCTGTTCACCATGCCTGGAACCCCGGTGTTTACCTACGGAGACGAGATCGGCCTGCAGGCAGGACTG GGTTCAGAGTCTCCTAAGATGGTTTgggacatacagaagaaaccTGCTGAAAGAACGCCTGTCAATGAGACTGCTGAG GCTGAGCGGAAGCAGCGTGTTGACATCAGGAAGTGGTTTATATCCCTGAGTGACCTGCGAGGCAAAGAGCGTTCACTGCTCCACGGAGACTACTATCCTCTCtactcctccgcctcctccctGTCTTTCCTCCGTGTGTGGGATCAGACCAACAGATACATAACAGCCGTCAACTGGGGAGGAGCAGAAGAAACACTCAAGATCACACTGGCACCTACAG AAGGAGTAGAGCTGCCAGAGACAGCCAAGGTGGAGCTGTCAACTGACGACAACCTGAAAGCAGAGGACTTCGTCAGCTTGGACAAAATCACTCTAAGACCGGGAGGAGCAGTCCTGCTGCAGTTCCCCTATAAAGCTTAA